One genomic segment of Lysobacter sp. 5GHs7-4 includes these proteins:
- a CDS encoding serine/threonine-protein kinase, with translation MNDPTARALALFDDYIELSAEQRGRALEALARDDPPAHAALLALLQADTDRGTVLERLPAELLAERQPPPDRWPDADAPDPRLGQRLGAWRIDRLIAAGGMGAVYEAHRDDGQYQQRVALKCVRAELATSDLVAAFFDERNHLARLDHPGIAGIVDGGVAADGQPWFAMRYIDGVAIDRWCDARKAGLAQRVDLLIQAAQALAHAHAQGLLHGDIKPSNLLVTADGRVQLVDFGISATFNALQTDRLSRVALTPDYAAPESREPGRAGPTIDLYALGVLTYRLLSAQWPSPLHTLGALTPAVAAGPAEPMERLLLQAAAPPRVALERGQASVAALARALSGDLSAIARKAVAAQPQDRYPSASAYADDLQRWREHRPVQARPVGWPTRMRLRLRRHRGASALALALVLVLALGLGWSWREHRQAAREAQAVRAVSDLFASTLGAATLSGLGSTPFSSRNLLTRTESDLRKLDLRQHPLLHAQSLATLARSYAVIGDYQHAERLADEASASLDGHSDDQGYVYATRLSLLNLQSRYAEAAQLARARLAALAGRDDALARQSSATIGVELSQAQWGLGDPQAALRSLDQAQAQAQALGAGHDELQAQLLMLRARYRARMFLLRDAQADLERAIVLAGHGNPILADDAREQWLTILARYRRSSDLALAHTLLRDRRATLGDRHPKTGRAWILLGYAQHMMDSNKVDAQKNMLAGQALIEAAYGRDHPEYAQSLVMMTSVMARESRDNVQALREALRICEASLGPRHETTLYVRRVLASRLHDLSPSILRPDDHKEAEALFEENLRIKRQAGIPAPWETLLLAHSLQLHGETGDLPRIEALLRDSRAQGQRYFGPQDSYRGIVDIFWIALRYQQGHRAEADQAFGRVIDRYRDDTTYFAQLFRHDAWLYRAMYAYERCDVAQAQAYLGQALASERERLGPTHFATRDTLGFLTALRRDGRLSNTTGAQVPNPTVLAEAQRLHLRDCRKRAG, from the coding sequence CCTGGGCCAGCGCCTGGGTGCGTGGCGCATCGATCGCCTGATCGCGGCCGGCGGCATGGGCGCCGTCTACGAAGCCCATCGCGACGACGGCCAATACCAGCAACGCGTCGCGCTCAAGTGCGTGCGCGCCGAACTGGCCACGTCCGATCTCGTCGCCGCCTTCTTCGACGAACGCAACCATCTGGCGCGATTGGACCACCCCGGCATCGCCGGCATCGTCGACGGCGGCGTCGCCGCCGATGGACAGCCGTGGTTCGCCATGCGCTACATCGACGGCGTTGCCATCGACCGCTGGTGCGATGCGCGCAAGGCCGGCCTGGCGCAACGCGTGGACCTGCTGATCCAGGCCGCGCAGGCGCTGGCGCATGCCCACGCGCAGGGCCTGCTGCACGGCGACATCAAGCCCTCCAACCTGCTGGTCACCGCGGACGGCCGCGTGCAGTTGGTCGACTTCGGCATCTCCGCCACGTTCAACGCCCTGCAGACCGATCGCCTGTCGCGCGTCGCGCTCACGCCCGACTACGCCGCACCGGAATCGCGCGAGCCCGGCCGCGCGGGACCGACGATCGATCTGTACGCGCTGGGCGTGCTGACCTATCGCCTGCTCAGCGCGCAATGGCCGTCGCCCTTGCACACGCTGGGCGCGCTGACGCCCGCCGTCGCCGCCGGGCCGGCCGAGCCCATGGAGCGCTTGCTGCTGCAAGCGGCCGCGCCGCCGCGCGTGGCGCTCGAACGCGGCCAGGCCAGCGTGGCGGCGCTGGCGCGCGCGCTGTCCGGCGACTTGTCGGCGATCGCGCGCAAGGCCGTGGCGGCGCAGCCGCAGGATCGCTATCCCAGCGCCAGCGCGTACGCCGACGACCTGCAGCGCTGGCGCGAACACCGTCCCGTGCAGGCCCGACCGGTGGGCTGGCCGACGCGCATGCGCCTGCGGCTGCGCCGCCATCGCGGCGCCAGCGCGCTGGCCCTGGCGCTGGTGCTGGTGTTGGCGCTGGGGCTGGGCTGGTCCTGGCGCGAGCACCGCCAGGCCGCGCGCGAGGCGCAGGCGGTGCGCGCGGTGAGCGATCTGTTCGCCTCCACGCTGGGCGCGGCCACGTTGTCGGGCCTGGGCTCCACGCCGTTCTCTTCGCGAAACCTGCTGACCCGGACCGAGAGCGACTTGCGCAAGCTCGATCTGCGCCAGCATCCGCTGCTGCACGCGCAAAGCCTGGCGACGCTGGCGCGCAGCTACGCCGTGATCGGCGACTACCAGCACGCCGAACGCCTCGCCGACGAGGCGTCGGCGAGCCTGGACGGCCACAGCGACGATCAGGGCTATGTCTACGCGACGCGCTTGTCGCTACTGAACCTGCAGTCGCGCTACGCCGAAGCCGCGCAACTCGCCAGGGCCCGCCTGGCCGCATTGGCCGGGCGCGACGATGCGCTGGCGCGACAGTCCAGCGCGACGATCGGCGTGGAGCTGTCGCAGGCGCAGTGGGGCCTGGGCGACCCGCAGGCGGCCTTGCGCAGCCTGGACCAGGCGCAGGCGCAAGCGCAGGCGTTGGGCGCCGGGCACGACGAGTTGCAAGCGCAGCTGCTGATGCTGCGTGCCCGTTATCGCGCGCGCATGTTCCTGCTTCGCGATGCGCAGGCCGATCTGGAACGCGCGATCGTCCTGGCCGGGCACGGCAATCCCATCCTCGCCGACGACGCGCGCGAGCAGTGGCTGACGATCCTGGCGCGCTATCGCCGCAGTTCCGATCTGGCGCTGGCGCATACCCTGCTGCGCGACCGCCGCGCCACCCTGGGCGACCGCCACCCCAAAACCGGCCGGGCCTGGATCCTGCTCGGCTATGCCCAGCACATGATGGACAGCAACAAGGTCGACGCGCAGAAGAACATGCTGGCCGGCCAGGCCCTGATCGAGGCCGCCTACGGCCGCGACCATCCCGAGTACGCGCAGTCGCTGGTGATGATGACCTCGGTGATGGCGCGCGAATCGCGCGACAACGTGCAGGCGTTGCGCGAGGCGCTGCGCATCTGCGAAGCCAGCCTGGGCCCGCGGCACGAAACCACGCTGTACGTGCGTCGGGTGCTTGCCTCGCGCCTGCACGACCTGTCGCCCAGCATCCTGCGGCCGGACGACCATAAGGAAGCCGAGGCGCTGTTCGAGGAGAACCTGCGGATCAAGCGCCAGGCCGGCATCCCCGCGCCCTGGGAAACGCTGCTGCTGGCGCATTCGCTGCAACTGCACGGCGAGACCGGCGACCTGCCGCGCATCGAAGCCCTGCTGCGCGACAGCCGCGCGCAGGGCCAGCGCTACTTCGGGCCGCAGGACAGCTATCGCGGCATCGTCGACATCTTCTGGATCGCGCTGCGCTACCAGCAGGGGCACCGCGCGGAAGCCGACCAGGCGTTCGGCCGCGTCATCGACCGCTATCGCGACGACACCACCTACTTCGCGCAATTGTTCCGGCACGACGCCTGGCTGTATCGCGCGATGTACGCCTACGAACGCTGCGACGTCGCCCAGGCCCAGGCCTACCTCGGCCAGGCGCTGGCGTCCGAGCGAGAGCGCCTGGGCCCCACCCATTTCGCCACCCGCGACACCCTGGGCTTCCTGACCGCGTTGCGGCGCGACGGCCGGCTGTCGAACACCACCGGCGCGCAGGTGCCGAACCCGACTGTACTGGCTGAGGCCCAACGCCTGCACCTGCGCGACTGCCGCAAGCGCGCCGGCTGA
- a CDS encoding tectonin domain-containing protein encodes MANYLMAANGNDGSFWALNGAHQALRYLGNSYVQSETSQALTCIAVANASTVYGLSAAGEVYQLVDTPSQPTPWAPIWHASTSPDGSVWGVDGGGGTYQWTNGEWQYRPTGGAYALFVAVGDGGNVWTIDNTSGWWGGPGAPYKWNGSAFAPVPGAPEAQWISIAPDGTVWLQSHDNRTLYLDAGGTWRVVAHDTPDLFGIVAGNGGLVYGWDFGSAWVLGGGGWQIIDTPGPCACVGVAADGTLLVDGQPVSRLAGFQAWQTVTFPNRTLDTIAIDAHKMFALDIQTGRYLQWGGSTWQKIAGSNFASLSAGVDGTLWAVDRAQGLWSYNGSAWLSVPGTMQKVSVGSAQYIAGLDASGRLFFFNGGDWQAIASPTTGPMLDVAIGSDASLFAIDSAHHLWSRIAPGDWSIVGTVELQQIDAADRYHVCGVTLNDGSGNAVWSGAGVAVGADHHLHHYFKAPGWERRQLEQRAQREQAQVSEQPA; translated from the coding sequence ATGGCGAACTACCTGATGGCGGCAAACGGCAACGACGGTTCCTTCTGGGCCTTGAACGGCGCGCATCAGGCGCTGCGGTATCTGGGCAATTCCTATGTGCAGTCCGAGACCTCGCAGGCGCTGACCTGCATCGCGGTGGCCAATGCCAGCACCGTCTACGGCCTCAGCGCCGCCGGCGAGGTCTACCAGCTGGTCGACACGCCCAGCCAGCCCACGCCCTGGGCGCCGATCTGGCATGCCAGCACCAGCCCCGACGGCAGCGTCTGGGGCGTGGACGGCGGCGGCGGCACCTACCAGTGGACGAACGGCGAATGGCAGTACCGGCCCACCGGCGGCGCGTACGCCCTGTTCGTGGCGGTGGGCGACGGCGGCAACGTCTGGACCATCGACAACACCAGCGGCTGGTGGGGCGGCCCGGGCGCACCCTACAAATGGAACGGCAGCGCGTTCGCGCCGGTGCCCGGCGCGCCCGAAGCGCAATGGATTTCGATCGCGCCCGACGGCACGGTCTGGCTGCAGTCGCACGACAACCGCACGCTGTACCTGGACGCCGGCGGCACCTGGCGCGTCGTCGCCCACGACACGCCCGACCTGTTCGGCATCGTCGCCGGCAACGGCGGCCTGGTGTACGGCTGGGATTTCGGTTCGGCCTGGGTGCTCGGCGGCGGCGGCTGGCAGATCATCGACACCCCCGGCCCCTGCGCCTGCGTCGGCGTGGCCGCCGACGGCACCTTGCTGGTCGACGGCCAGCCGGTCAGCCGCCTGGCCGGATTCCAGGCCTGGCAGACGGTGACGTTTCCGAACCGCACCCTCGACACCATCGCCATCGACGCCCACAAGATGTTCGCGCTGGACATCCAGACGGGCCGATACCTGCAATGGGGCGGCAGCACCTGGCAGAAGATCGCGGGCAGCAATTTCGCCTCGCTGTCCGCCGGCGTGGACGGCACCTTGTGGGCCGTGGACCGTGCGCAGGGCCTGTGGAGCTACAACGGCAGTGCCTGGCTGTCGGTGCCCGGCACGATGCAGAAGGTCTCGGTGGGCTCGGCGCAGTACATCGCCGGCCTGGACGCCAGCGGCCGCCTGTTCTTCTTCAACGGCGGCGATTGGCAGGCGATCGCCTCGCCCACCACCGGGCCCATGCTGGACGTGGCCATCGGCAGCGACGCCTCGCTGTTCGCGATCGACAGCGCCCACCATCTGTGGTCGCGCATCGCGCCGGGCGACTGGAGCATCGTGGGCACCGTGGAGCTGCAGCAGATCGATGCCGCCGACCGCTACCACGTCTGCGGCGTCACCCTGAACGACGGCTCCGGCAACGCGGTGTGGTCGGGCGCCGGCGTGGCGGTGGGCGCGGACCACCACCTGCACCACTACTTCAAGGCGCCGGGTTGGGAACGGCGTCAGCTCGAACAGCGCGCGCAACGCGAACAGGCGCAGGTATCGGAGCAGCCGGCCTGA